In Formosa haliotis, the sequence CTGGGAAACTATACTTTATTTAGGTATTGTTATGGCGGCAATCATCTTTTTGGTTAAAATATTAAGACTTATAAAAACCATTGTAAACGGCAATAAAAATAAAGAGCACGGACTCACCCTTGTAACGATTAAAAACAGTACAGCCGCGTTTTCATTCTTTAATTATGTGTTTTTAGGAGACTGCATTCCAAAAGACACTTATGCTACAATTTTATCTCACGAAAGTGTACATATAAAACAAAAACACAGCTTCGATTTACTGTTTTTCGAACTACTTCGAATCGTGTTTTGGTTTAATCCGTTAGTGTATATGTACCAAAACCGTATGGTAACGCTTCACGAATATATTGCCGATGCTTTGGTGGTAAAACATCAAGATAAAACAACTTATTACGAAAACTTATTAAGTCAGGTTTTCGAAGTCAATGCTATTTCATTCATCAATCCATTTTTTAAACAATCATTAATCAAAAAACGAATCATTATGTTAACAAAATCGAAATCAAAACAAATTCATTTATTAAAGTATGCTTTAATTATTCCTTTAATTACAATAATGCTCTTTTACACCTCTAACACAGGGTATTCACAAACTATAGAATCAGCGCCTGCAGAACCTCAAAATCTAACAGAGAAGGAAGTCATTTTAAATTCGGAAGCAACAAAAATACATGTTTCAGGAACAACTGAAAATTCAGTAAAAACGATTGTTGCTGTTAATACAAAGCCCCAAGTAGATCAAATAGAACAAAATGATTTAGTTGAGGTTCCTTTTAGTGTCGTAGACAAAATTCCGTCATATCCTGAATGCGAAGACCTAGAAAGAGAAGAGCAGATGAAATGTGTGTCTAACAAAATATCAAGTTTTGTTACTCAAAACTTCGACACCAATTTGGCTAAGAAAGAAGGATTAACGGGACTTCAACGAGTTAACGTCATATTTAAAATTGATAAAAAAGGTAATATTACAAGTATTGCAACACGATCAAAATCAGAAACATTAGAGCATGAAGCTAAACGTGTTATAGCAATGATACCAAACATGATACCAGGTGAACAAAAAGGAAAAAAAGTAGTTGTCCCTTATTCACTACCCATAATATTTAGTGTTTCAAAATAACAATTTGAATATTAACCGTAAAACAAGTAATTATGTTACACTACATTTTACAAACCATAGCGTTCCAGTTGTTCTTTTTATTGGTTTTCGATTTATTTTTAAAACGCGAAACCTTCTTTAATTGGAACCGATTTTACTTGTTATTTACCCCTATCGCTTCATTAATTCTGCCTGTAATTAAGATAAATTCTTTTAAACAACTGGTCCCAGAATCGTATGTCATTCAATTGCCCGAAGTTATCTTAAATCCCGATGCAAATACCTTACAAACGCAATTATTGCCAACTGTTTATCTTAAAAACAGCACTTCGTTTTGGTCCTGGGAAACTATACTTTATTTAGGTATTGTTATGGCGGCAATCATCTTTTTGATAAAAATATCCAGACTTATAAAAACCATTATAAACGGCAATAAAAATAAAGAGCACGGACTCACCCTTGTAACGATTAAAAACAGTACAGCCGCGTTTTCATTCTTTAATTATGTGTTTTTAGGAGACTGCATTCCAAAAGACACTTATGCTACAATTTTATCTCACGAGAGTGTTCATATAAAACAAAAACACAGCTTCGATTTACTGTTTTTCGAACTACTTCGAATCTTGTTTTGGTTTAATCCGTTAGTGTATATGTACCAAAACCGCATGGTAACGCTTCACGAATATATCGCCGATGCATTGGTGGTAAAACATCAAGATAAAACAACTTATTACGAAAACTTATTAAGTCAGGTTTTCGAAGTCAATGCTATTTCATTCATCAATCCATTTTTTAAACAATCATTAATCAAAAAACGAATCATTATGTTAACAAAATCAAAATCAAAACAAATTCATTTATTAAAGTATGCGCTATTAATTCCTATGGTGTCTAGCATGTTATTGTATACATCTTGTAACAACGATAGTGCTATTTCAGAAACGTCAATAGAAAACAATGCAGACCGCACAGATGTTTTACAAAATATTGAAATCTTAAAAGAATCTATCGAAGCAAAAGGTGAAGTTTCTAAAGAAGAACAAGAGGCCATAATATCTATACTAGCCACAAGTTATTCTTTAAGCAACCCTGAACAAAAAAAAGCAACAAGCACGGAATCAGATTTAGAAGGGGAAATTAGAAACGACGTAGAAGTGCCGTATAGCGTTGTTGAACAACCACCTGTATTTCCAGGTTGCGAAAATTTAACTAGCGATGAACAACGAAAATGTATGGCTACTAAAATCTCTCAATTTGTCGGAAAGAATTACAATACTAATTTAGCAACAGAAATAGGAGCTACAGGCAGACAACGTATTATTGTAATGTTTAAAATTGATAATCAAGGAAATATTATAGGCGCAAAAGCAAGAGCCTCTGAAGAGCCTTTAGCCAGAGAAGCTGAACGAGTAGTAAATTTGCTACCCAAAATGATACCAGGAAAACAAAAAGGAAAAGACGTAACTGTAGCCTACTCCTTACCAATTGTATTTCAGATCGCAGAATAATAAAAGTAAAACAGTTAAAAAACCGAGGCCTAAGTCTCGGTTTTTTGGTTTTATAAACTTCTAAAAGCAAAAGACTTTAAGCTTTTCGGTTAAGAATTGATTCGGAAAAAGTGTTAAATACCAAAAATATTGTATTTTCGAGTTTCATCTTAAACTATGAAGCATTTCGTATTTATTCTTGTATTGCTGTTAATCTGTGCGTGCGACGATTTAAAGGTGAAAAAAACATCTACAGAAGCTATTTTAAATGAAGAATTACAGTCGTTTAAATGGAATGAAGTCGATGAATACCCTACCTTTTCTTCCTGTGAAACCTCGAATAGCCAACAGGACAGAAAAGTATGTTTTGAACAAACATTAGCTACCGTTATTTTAAATCATTTAGAAGCCGAACGCATCATTGTAAACCATGATGTATTAGACACTATTAAGATTCAATTTAAAATCTCTGATACTGGAGAACTAAGCTTGCATGATTTTAAAGTCGACTCTACAACCCAAGCAGAAATTCCAAACATAAAACTTTTAATTACTTCTAGTTTAGATAGTCTTCCCCGAATAGAACCGGCAATAAAGCGTGGACAAAAAGTAAATAGCGAGTTCACGCTACCTATTATTATTAAAGTAAATTAAATCTTTTTCAGTAGACCTAAAAGTCAGAAACATAGTCATTGGTTCTACTTAAAAAACAATTAATCCATTCATTATTTAGAAAATGCGCGATCCTTCCATTTATAGGTCGTAAATACCGAGCTTACCGCCACAAATGTGCAAAATATAGGATACAAAATAGCCGCGAATGGATACCAAATTAATGTTCCTTTCTGGTTAAAAAATTGTGCACTTTTATATATTAGGCCAAAATCCATACCACATTTCACCAGAGCAATTCCTAAGAAGTAAAGCGGTGAAAAATCGCCAAAACACATCAAAATAAAAAGAGATAGTAACAAGGCATTCATACTAAAAACCAAAAGCCCTGTTAGTTGGCTAAATGTATTTTTATAAGCTTTGGTTTTCGATGCCCAACGTTTACGCTGATTCAGTAAACCCTGTAAAGAAGATTGGGAGTGCGTATAAACTACAGCATCTTGAGCTTTTAAATAGTGAACCGATTCGGGATAGGTATCACTAATTTTTTCTAGTAAAAAAATATCATCTCCGCTAGCAATACTATCGTTTTCTTGAAATCCGTTTACCCCATTAAAGGCTTGTTTGGTGTATGCCAAATTCGCGCCATTACATAAAAAGGGTTTATTAATTCCGAAACCTCCTAAAGTTGCCCCTTGCAGACTCATAAAATCAAACCACTGAAAAATATTCAAAAAACGAGATGTGGTAAAATAGGTTACGGGTGCAATGATAAACTGACAAGGATTATGCTGAATAAAACTATTAAAACAACGTAACCACGTTTTTGGAAGCTTACAATCGGCATCTGTAGTTAGAATCCAGTCGAATTTAGCTTGAGAAATAGCCAAACTTATGGCATCCTTTTTTGGTGAATTTGAAACTCGTTTATTTTGAAGTAACCTTACTTGGAGTTGAGAATGTGTCTTAATAAAATCATGAACTAAAGCTTCAGACTCATCCGTAGAGCCATCATTAATCAGTAACACTTCAAACCTATTATCATCGTAATCTAAGGCTGCTATAGATTGTAATAACTCTGGTAAATAATCCGCTTCATTTCTAAACGGAATAACTCCAGAAAATCCTGTTGCATACACCTCTCTTTTCGTTTTAAAATCAGGAACTTTTAAAAATCCGAAATAAAAACATCCAATTAAAACCGTATAAAACATTAAAAGAGTTACGCTCAACACCATCATATATTAGGCCTTTGGAAGTTTAAAATTCAGCACAAAATAACTTCCTATTACACTTGGAAGAACCGTATTTAAAATCCACATAAGTAAAATACAACTCAGTACAACCACTTCATTAATATTGAAAAATGAAAACAAATACACCGCAATACTGCCCTTTAAGACAACATCGAAAATAAAAATACTAGGTAAAATGGATGCTAACACATACATACTAGAAATAAGCATCATAGCCTTTAAATACGTTATATCGACTTGAAACATCTGTAACAAAACATAAAACTGAAACGAGAAAATAACATAGCGTATAAACGAGAGTAATAAGGTTATTCCAAACAATTTTAGGCTCATACTTTTAAAAAAATTCTTAATTTTTGGCATCCATCTTTCTGGCTTCAAATACATTTTCATCAGGATAAATAAGCCCAAAATTAATACGCTTAATACAACATAATTCGACCAATGCAACACTCTAAAACTTATATTCAAGGGAAATTCCGAAGTAAAAAACAGCAAGCCTAAGCAGCCAAAAAACGTGGTTATTAGCATTTGCGCCACATTTCCAACACCATTTAAGCCCAAAATTCGAGTTCTATAGGGCTTAGTAAAATACAAGGCTTTTGCACCATAATCGCCAATACGATTTGGAGTAAAAAGGGAAGCGGTATGGGCGCCTAAAATTTGCTTAGCTGCAGTAGTTAATGTGATTTCACAGACTGTATTTACAAGGGTTTTCCATTTTAAAATCTCGAAAAACCAGTTTAAAATAGTTAATAAAACTAAGCCAAAAACAACGTTAAAGGTCGTCGTACTAGATGCCAAAAGCGCACTAAAATCTATAAGCGACAACCCATCTGTTTGCGACAGTTTATAATAGATGAAATAAAAACTACTGCCAATTATCGATAACTTAAGCAGATAAGTTAAGAATTGATTAGATTTGTAAGTAAGTGCCTTGGCGTACATAGTGCAAATTAAACCTTTTATTGTAAGATGTCTTCTAAATTAAACAAACAAAAATACATAACCGGTCTGCTCATCTTTTTATTCTTAATTTCTGTAAAAGGATATGCTCAAAAAGATGAAGATGTATTACGCATCGAATTGAGTTTTGGTGGAAACCATGCTTTTACTAGTGGATTTGCACAAATTTATGCTTCCGAAGATCCTAAAACCGAAGGCCGCGGATTTAATTTGCCAACCCTAAATTTTGGTGGTCAATACATGTTTTCCGAAACCTTAGGAGCGAAATTAGATATAGGTTTTAGTCGAATTTTCAGCGCTAATGATTCACCCGAATTTAAAATTAACTACACGCGTATTAATGCTCAAGTGGTTTACGACTATTCTCGCTTTATAGGTTTTATTCCGGAAGAAGTTACCCTATTAGCACATGCCGGACCTGGATTTTCGGCCGTGAGACCTTTAGGAACCATAAACGATAACGACCAAAATTATTTAAACGCCATACTTGGCACACAGATTCTTTATATGTTTAGCAGGAATACGAGCGTCTTTTTCGATGCTTCCTACATTCATGGTTTTTCTAATCCGGACACCTATGCGCCACCTTCAGAAGGTTTGGGTGCTTTTAATGGTAGTATGCTAACATTTACCGTTGGGGTTTCCTTATCTTTGAGCGGATGTTATTTTTGTAATTAATGAGTAAAGAACGTATTATTTTAGGGATTGACCCCGGAACCACAATCATGGGGTTCGGACTAATTAAAGTTGTAGGAAAAACCATGACTTTTTTACAATTAAATGAATTAGATTTAAAAAAATACGACGATCATTATTTAAAACTGAAACTCATTTTTGAACGTACTATCGAGCTCATAGAAACCCATCATCCGGACGAAATTGCTATTGAAGCGCCTTTCTTCGGAAAAAACGTTCAGAGTATGCTTAAACTTGGTCGTGCCCAAGGTGTTGCCATGGCTGCCGGTTTATCGCGTGAAGTTCCCATAACCGAATATTCACCGAAAAAAATTAAAATGGCCATTACCGGAAACGGTAATGCTAGTAAAGAGCAAGTTGCCAAAATGCTTCAAAGTTTGTTACAACTAAAAACCTTGCCTAAAAACCTAGATGCCACCGATGGACTGGCCGCAGCGGTATGTCATTTTTATAACGAAGGCCGCGTAGAAATAGGTAAAAGTTATTCGGGGTGGTCTAGTTTTGTAAAGCAAAACGAAGCTCGAGTTACCACTACAACGGTAAAAAAAACAAGCATTAAAACAGGTGTAAAACAAATTAAAAAATGACCTTAAACATCCATCCCAAAGAAACGAGTACTGGTGTTGGCATTTATATTCATATCCCGTTTTGTAAACAAGCCTGTTTTTATTGCGACTTTCATTTTTCGACCTCATTAAAAAAGAAAAACGAAGTCATTGAAGCACTAATTACTGAATTAGAGTTAAGAAAAAATGAATTTGAAAACGATACGGTAGCGACCATATATTTTGGTGGAGGAACGCCAAGCGTTTTGTCTTTAGAAGAAATTAATAGTATTCTAAATGCCGTGTATTCTAATTACAAGGTGATTAAAGATCCGGAAATCACACTCGAAGCCAACCCTGATGATTTATCGGAAGCGAAAATTATAGAACTATCAAAAAGTAAAATTAACAGGCTAAGTATTGGAGTACAATCTTTTTTCGAAGCCGATTTAAAACTTATGAATCGTGCCCATAATGCTGTAGAGGCCAAAACCTGCTTAGCGCTTGCAACTCAGTATTTCAATAATATTTCTGTCGATTTAATTTATGGGATTCCTGGTGCTACAGATCAGCAATGGCTCGAAAATATTCAAACTGTTCTAGATTTCAATATTCCACATATCTCGAGCTATGCCTTAACAGTAGAACCTAAAACAGCTTTAGACGCCTTAATAAAAAAAGGAAAAATTGAGGATGTCAATGAAGCCCAAGCGGAGAGGCAGTTTCATATATTAATCGAGACCTTAACCACTGCCGGGTTCCAGCATTACGAATTGTCAAATTTCAGTAAACCCGGATACTACAGCAAAAATAATTCGGCGTATTGGCAAGGAAAAAGATATATAGGTATTGGGCCATCGGCACATTCTTACTCGGGCGAGTCTCGCAGTTGGAATATTGCAAACAACACAAAATACGTAAAAAGCCTTCGGCAACATATTTTACCTAGTGAGGTTGAAATTCTAACTATTAAAGATAAATACAACGAATATATTATGACCGGTCTTCGAACCGTTTGGGGGGTGTCTTTAACCTATTTAGAAACCGAATTTGGCTCAGAATATAAAAGCTATCTTTTAGCACAATCTGATAAATATTTAAAGGAAGAATTGTTGTATATTGATGGTGAAAATCTAAAAGTAACCCCAAAAGGCAAATTTTTAAGCGATGGCATTGCATCCCATTTGTTTAAGATTTAAAATATTAGTTTTATTATGATTGCAACCATTCAAACAAATTCAAAAAAGTATAAAATAGATTTCACACAGCCCTTAGATATTTCTATCCCCTTAAGTGCTTCATCAACAAATGTTACGGCTTGGTATGTAGATCCTCCAAAAATAGAACCTGTTGTAGACGACGAAGGTTCTGTTGCACGAGTATCGGAAGGTGCTTCAATAAACTTTAATAATATTTCTTTCAATCCGCATTCTCACGGGACGCATACCGAATGTGTTGGGCATATTACAGAAGACGTACATTCCGTAAATCAAAATCTAAAAGAATATTTCTTTTTAGCAGAAGTTATTACTGTTGTGGTAGAAAAATTTGGAGATGACCTGGTCATTTCTAAAAAACAGTTGCAGTTTGCTTTAGGAAACAAAAAGCGGAAAGCAGTAATTATTAGAACCATTCCTAACACTTTAGAAAAGTTAAGTAAACAATATTCGCATACCAACCCGCCCTATTTGCAAGAAGATGCAGCGGTGTATTTAAGAGAAAAAGGTGTAGATCATTTATTAGTCGATTTGCCTAGTATCGACAAGGAAAAAGACGACGGACAGTGGTTGGCGCATCATGCGTTCTGGGATACTAAAGGCGAGCTTAGAAAACATGCTACAGTAACAGAATTTGTGTATGTACATAATTATATTCAAGACGGCACCTATTTTTTAAATCTGCAAATTGCACCGATTGAAAATGATGCCACACCAAGTAAACCCATTTTATATCAAGTGCTTACAGATTGATTTTGTAACTTTATATTTTCTGAAGAACTTTTTAAATTAAAACCTTAATGAAGACGCTGTTAAAGTTAGAAGAAGTAGGCATGCTCCTACTCGCTATCTATCTATTTAGTCAATTATCCTTTGCCTGGTGGTGGTATTTAGCTTTATTCTTTTTACCAGATGCCGGATTTGTAGGCTATGTTTTTAGCAATAAAATAGGAGCGTTTCTATATAATATTTTACATCATAAAGGGGTTGCAATTGTGCTCTATATCGCTGGAACGTTTTGGCATATTGAAATATTACAATTAGCCGGATTGGTTATGTTTGGTCATGCAGCTTTCGACCGCCTTTTTGGATACGGATTGAAATACAACGACAGTTTTCATAATACACATTTAGGATACATAGGAAAATCTAAAGCCTCATGATGAACATTGAACAACTTTACGAGTATTGCCTTAAAAAGAAAGGTGTTACAGAAACCTTTCCTTTCGATAAAGACACCCTTGTTTTAAAAGTTTTTGGAAAGATGTTTTTACTGACCTCTTTAAAAGGTTGGGAAGAAGGCACGCCTTCAATAAATTTAAAATGCGATCCTGAAAAAGCTGAAAATTTAAGAGCAAATTACAATAGTATAATTCCTGGCTACCACATGAGTAAAAAACACTGGAACACCTTAAAACTCAATCAAGGTGACTTACAAATCCCCTTTGTTTTAGAACTTATAGACCATTCCTACGATTTGGTGGTGCAAGGTTTACCAAAAAAATTACGAGATACATTATAAAAATGATAAGTATTTGTTAATCAGTAGGCTGATATTTATTTTTTTGGTAATTTGTAGTTTAAATTCCTCCCTATAAGAATTTGAAATTAATAGATATTTTTTAAGCCTTTACGTCATGTAAAGCGGTTTACACGTGTACTGTTATTAATTTTAAATCTTATCAATCATGAAATCATTTCTCAATCTAAGTCGTATTCTTCTCTTTATTTGCATCTGTTCTTTTAGTACCTATGCCCAAAACCTAAGAGTTGGATCGCCCAAATATGTTACTGTCACTTATTATCATTGGGACAAGCATGGTTCAGATTTAGACTTGAACGCTTGGAAAATGGGAGAACAAGAATATTTCGACAAAGTAACTAGCAAAAATGAATTTATCAGATCGTCTACCTATTATTTACATCGCTTTTCCGATGATAGTAGCGAAATTCTTATGGTACAGTCCTTTAATTCTTGGGAAGATATCGACAAATCTGCCAACAGAAATACCGAATTAGAACGCGAAGCCTGGCCCAACGAAAACGAAAGACACGCCTTTATAAAGAAATTAGCGTCTTTTTATCAATTATATCATTCTGACGAAATTTACGCTTCTCTCCCACAAATAAAACCGCTAACAGAATTTGCAACACCAGACAAAGAGTTGTTATTATATGTAAGACGCAGTCACTTTTCGAAAGACGGAAACGGCCCAGACAAAGAATTTCAATCGCTACAAAAACTATATCTTGATAAAGTTTTTAAAAAGAACGATTATATAAAAGGCTATTATGCTAACATTCATGCTTGGGGTTCAGATAAAACAGAATTTATAGAGGCCTTTTACGTGCGATCGTACTCCGATTTAGAGAAGATGTTTGTTAAAAATGAAGAATTACTAGCTAAGGCCTGGGAAAACGAATCGGATAAAAAACGTATGGACCAGCGTTATAGCAGTTACTTTACCGGAGTTCATGGCGACTATATTTATGTAGCCGTACCGGAATTTTCTAAATAAACGACACGAATTATACCTGTTTTTTATAAGCCGATGGAATACAATGTTTCACGGCTTTAAACTGTCGGTTAAAATTTGATATGTTTTTAAACCCCGATTGGTAAGCTATTTCAGAAATCGATAAATCATTTTCCTTTAAAATAAGCTTGCACGCCTGCTCTATACGTAGCTCATTTAAAAACTGAAAATAGGTTTTATTGGTTCGCTTTTTAAAATATTTACAAAAGGCATTTTTGGTCATTACTGCAATTTCAGAAATTGTTTCTAAAGATATCTCTTCACTATAATGGGTCATTGTAAATTCGAAAACATCACGCATGCGTTTACCTTCATTATCCGTATATTTTTTATCATAAATAAACGATGACAAACTCTCGTAAGACACCTTCGATGTTAACTTAAGTAATTCTAACAAAATAATAAACCGCTCTAATTTCGTGGCCTCTTTCAGTTTAAAAAACAAGGCTTTTATATCTGCTGTCTGCGATGTAGGCTTAAACCCCTGCTCTACCCGTTTAAAAAAAGGCGCTAATTCCTGTAATTCAACCAAATCAAAAAAGTGAGTCCCAAAAGCATTTTCAGTAAAAAACAAGGTTAGCATATGCGATGGCCCACTTCCATGTTCATCACTTTTAAAAACATGAGGTAAATTACTACCTATTATCAAAACATCTCCGGTTTTATATTGGTGTATGGTATCACCCACAATTAAAGCCCCTTCGCCAGATACAATTACACTTAACTGTATTTCTTCATGCTGATGTAGTTTATCATAAAACACATCCTCTAAATCCTCTTGAAACACCAACGCATCCTGCTGAGGTTTCGGAATTTTAAATGGTAAAACTTTCATTTCTGCCGTATTAATTGTTCAAAATTACGCAAATAATACGCTATAAAGTCAATAAAATGAAATTACTGGATAACATTATATCAAAAACGGATAATACCTATGTATTTCAAATTGCCGTTCTCCTATAGCTTTGTAAAAACTAAAATCACGATTATGAGTATTCAATGGAAAGGCATTATGCCAGCAGTAACCACAAAATTCACAAAAAACGATGAATTAGATTTTAAAATGTTCGAAACAAACATTAAAGCGCAACTCGATGCTGGGGTACATGGCATCGTACTGGGTGGGACTTTAGGAGAGGCAAGCACTTTAATCGATGAAGAAAAACGAGCTTTAACCACCACTACTGTCGATATCGTAAAAGGGCAAGTCCCTGTATTTATAAATATTGCCGAGCAAAGCACAAAGCAAGCCATTTTAGCCGCACAAAAAGCAGAAATCGATGGTGCCAAAGGCCTCATGATGTTACCTCCTATGCGCTATAAATCTGGCGATGCAGAAACTGTGGCTTATTTTAAAGCTGTGGCCAACAATACGTCCTTACCCATTATGGTTTACAACAATCCGGTAGACTATAAAATTGAAGTCACTCACGATATGTTCGAAGAGATCCTAGTTTGCGACAACATTCAAGCAGTTAAAGAATCTACCCGAGACACCACAAATATAACCCGCATAAAAAACCGTTTTGGCAACCGTTTAAAAATCATGACCGGTGTAGACACCATTGCTTTAGAAAGTTTATTATTAGGCGCCGAGGGCTGGGTCGCTGGACTCGTTTGCGCATTTCCAAAAGAAACTGTCGCCATTTACGAACTTCAAAAAGCTGGCCGCATACAAGAAGCGCTAGACATTTACCGCTGGTTTATGCCGTTGCTAGAGTTAGAT encodes:
- the ruvC gene encoding crossover junction endodeoxyribonuclease RuvC translates to MSKERIILGIDPGTTIMGFGLIKVVGKTMTFLQLNELDLKKYDDHYLKLKLIFERTIELIETHHPDEIAIEAPFFGKNVQSMLKLGRAQGVAMAAGLSREVPITEYSPKKIKMAITGNGNASKEQVAKMLQSLLQLKTLPKNLDATDGLAAAVCHFYNEGRVEIGKSYSGWSSFVKQNEARVTTTTVKKTSIKTGVKQIKK
- a CDS encoding outer membrane beta-barrel protein; translation: MSSKLNKQKYITGLLIFLFLISVKGYAQKDEDVLRIELSFGGNHAFTSGFAQIYASEDPKTEGRGFNLPTLNFGGQYMFSETLGAKLDIGFSRIFSANDSPEFKINYTRINAQVVYDYSRFIGFIPEEVTLLAHAGPGFSAVRPLGTINDNDQNYLNAILGTQILYMFSRNTSVFFDASYIHGFSNPDTYAPPSEGLGAFNGSMLTFTVGVSLSLSGCYFCN
- a CDS encoding MmcQ/YjbR family DNA-binding protein, with product MNIEQLYEYCLKKKGVTETFPFDKDTLVLKVFGKMFLLTSLKGWEEGTPSINLKCDPEKAENLRANYNSIIPGYHMSKKHWNTLKLNQGDLQIPFVLELIDHSYDLVVQGLPKKLRDTL
- a CDS encoding cyclase family protein; its protein translation is MIATIQTNSKKYKIDFTQPLDISIPLSASSTNVTAWYVDPPKIEPVVDDEGSVARVSEGASINFNNISFNPHSHGTHTECVGHITEDVHSVNQNLKEYFFLAEVITVVVEKFGDDLVISKKQLQFALGNKKRKAVIIRTIPNTLEKLSKQYSHTNPPYLQEDAAVYLREKGVDHLLVDLPSIDKEKDDGQWLAHHAFWDTKGELRKHATVTEFVYVHNYIQDGTYFLNLQIAPIENDATPSKPILYQVLTD
- a CDS encoding AraC family transcriptional regulator, producing MKVLPFKIPKPQQDALVFQEDLEDVFYDKLHQHEEIQLSVIVSGEGALIVGDTIHQYKTGDVLIIGSNLPHVFKSDEHGSGPSHMLTLFFTENAFGTHFFDLVELQELAPFFKRVEQGFKPTSQTADIKALFFKLKEATKLERFIILLELLKLTSKVSYESLSSFIYDKKYTDNEGKRMRDVFEFTMTHYSEEISLETISEIAVMTKNAFCKYFKKRTNKTYFQFLNELRIEQACKLILKENDLSISEIAYQSGFKNISNFNRQFKAVKHCIPSAYKKQV
- a CDS encoding M56 family metallopeptidase; translation: MLHYILQTIAFQLFFLLVFDLFLKRETFFNWNRFYLLFTPIASLILPVIKINSFKQLVPESYVIQLPEVILNPDANTLQTQLLPTVYLKNSTSFWSWETILYLGIVMAAIIFLIKISRLIKTIINGNKNKEHGLTLVTIKNSTAAFSFFNYVFLGDCIPKDTYATILSHESVHIKQKHSFDLLFFELLRILFWFNPLVYMYQNRMVTLHEYIADALVVKHQDKTTYYENLLSQVFEVNAISFINPFFKQSLIKKRIIMLTKSKSKQIHLLKYALLIPMVSSMLLYTSCNNDSAISETSIENNADRTDVLQNIEILKESIEAKGEVSKEEQEAIISILATSYSLSNPEQKKATSTESDLEGEIRNDVEVPYSVVEQPPVFPGCENLTSDEQRKCMATKISQFVGKNYNTNLATEIGATGRQRIIVMFKIDNQGNIIGAKARASEEPLAREAERVVNLLPKMIPGKQKGKDVTVAYSLPIVFQIAE
- a CDS encoding glycosyltransferase family 2 protein, which produces MMVLSVTLLMFYTVLIGCFYFGFLKVPDFKTKREVYATGFSGVIPFRNEADYLPELLQSIAALDYDDNRFEVLLINDGSTDESEALVHDFIKTHSQLQVRLLQNKRVSNSPKKDAISLAISQAKFDWILTTDADCKLPKTWLRCFNSFIQHNPCQFIIAPVTYFTTSRFLNIFQWFDFMSLQGATLGGFGINKPFLCNGANLAYTKQAFNGVNGFQENDSIASGDDIFLLEKISDTYPESVHYLKAQDAVVYTHSQSSLQGLLNQRKRWASKTKAYKNTFSQLTGLLVFSMNALLLSLFILMCFGDFSPLYFLGIALVKCGMDFGLIYKSAQFFNQKGTLIWYPFAAILYPIFCTFVAVSSVFTTYKWKDRAFSK
- a CDS encoding M56 family metallopeptidase; its protein translation is MLHYILQTIAFQFFFLLVFDLFLKRETFFNWNRFYLLFTPIASLILPVIKINSFKQLVPPSYVIQLPEVILNPDANTLQTQLLPTVYLKNSTSFWSWETILYLGIVMAAIIFLVKILRLIKTIVNGNKNKEHGLTLVTIKNSTAAFSFFNYVFLGDCIPKDTYATILSHESVHIKQKHSFDLLFFELLRIVFWFNPLVYMYQNRMVTLHEYIADALVVKHQDKTTYYENLLSQVFEVNAISFINPFFKQSLIKKRIIMLTKSKSKQIHLLKYALIIPLITIMLFYTSNTGYSQTIESAPAEPQNLTEKEVILNSEATKIHVSGTTENSVKTIVAVNTKPQVDQIEQNDLVEVPFSVVDKIPSYPECEDLEREEQMKCVSNKISSFVTQNFDTNLAKKEGLTGLQRVNVIFKIDKKGNITSIATRSKSETLEHEAKRVIAMIPNMIPGEQKGKKVVVPYSLPIIFSVSK
- a CDS encoding DUF4260 domain-containing protein; this translates as MKTLLKLEEVGMLLLAIYLFSQLSFAWWWYLALFFLPDAGFVGYVFSNKIGAFLYNILHHKGVAIVLYIAGTFWHIEILQLAGLVMFGHAAFDRLFGYGLKYNDSFHNTHLGYIGKSKAS
- a CDS encoding lysylphosphatidylglycerol synthase domain-containing protein; translated protein: MYAKALTYKSNQFLTYLLKLSIIGSSFYFIYYKLSQTDGLSLIDFSALLASSTTTFNVVFGLVLLTILNWFFEILKWKTLVNTVCEITLTTAAKQILGAHTASLFTPNRIGDYGAKALYFTKPYRTRILGLNGVGNVAQMLITTFFGCLGLLFFTSEFPLNISFRVLHWSNYVVLSVLILGLFILMKMYLKPERWMPKIKNFFKSMSLKLFGITLLLSFIRYVIFSFQFYVLLQMFQVDITYLKAMMLISSMYVLASILPSIFIFDVVLKGSIAVYLFSFFNINEVVVLSCILLMWILNTVLPSVIGSYFVLNFKLPKA
- the hemW gene encoding radical SAM family heme chaperone HemW; the protein is MTLNIHPKETSTGVGIYIHIPFCKQACFYCDFHFSTSLKKKNEVIEALITELELRKNEFENDTVATIYFGGGTPSVLSLEEINSILNAVYSNYKVIKDPEITLEANPDDLSEAKIIELSKSKINRLSIGVQSFFEADLKLMNRAHNAVEAKTCLALATQYFNNISVDLIYGIPGATDQQWLENIQTVLDFNIPHISSYALTVEPKTALDALIKKGKIEDVNEAQAERQFHILIETLTTAGFQHYELSNFSKPGYYSKNNSAYWQGKRYIGIGPSAHSYSGESRSWNIANNTKYVKSLRQHILPSEVEILTIKDKYNEYIMTGLRTVWGVSLTYLETEFGSEYKSYLLAQSDKYLKEELLYIDGENLKVTPKGKFLSDGIASHLFKI